A window of Pseudomonas mucidolens contains these coding sequences:
- a CDS encoding TolC family outer membrane protein: MTASASEQVTAKSFIDDEASVNILSPSDLGTNLPGGSMGVSAPVAPQRVIPKNIDLTRAIQLAVEWHSAISEAIGQLYQQNENVNIARSGYYPQVSGGFNSGWDSGLSGNGQSRTFSVSASQMLYDFGKVSSSVDSALARVNGSQAAVLLSIDQVTRDTSFAMIELQRSQLLVALAGEQIDGISAIAELAKKRSDMGASTRSDLIQARSRVEASVATQLQLQAQFNRWRSTLSSLLGAQSPVSVSPGFPANLEQSCQGVVPDEAVTPALLIAQAQRVDALALIAQARAEALPTVSLDPSVTHYLDDNDDSNIPGGRDRTRYGVFLNVKMPLYQGGAITARKSAAEQALRSAEAANDAARLEVRQSLLEARDQISSLTQRLSTLDFRERSISETRDLYRQQYLELGTRPLLDLLNAEQEIHQARMDRENTAADLRRLKIDCLYNTGGLRTAFHLDNSTLQGVEIRP; the protein is encoded by the coding sequence ATGACCGCGTCGGCATCTGAGCAGGTCACGGCCAAGTCGTTTATCGACGATGAAGCAAGCGTCAATATCCTCAGCCCGAGTGACTTGGGCACGAATTTACCCGGCGGCTCCATGGGCGTCAGCGCACCCGTGGCACCGCAACGCGTGATACCGAAAAACATCGACCTGACACGGGCGATTCAATTAGCCGTGGAGTGGCACTCGGCCATTTCCGAGGCCATCGGCCAGTTGTACCAACAGAACGAGAACGTGAACATCGCCCGTTCCGGTTACTACCCGCAAGTGAGCGGCGGCTTCAATTCCGGCTGGGACAGTGGCCTGAGTGGCAACGGCCAAAGCCGGACCTTTTCGGTGTCGGCATCGCAGATGCTTTACGACTTCGGCAAGGTATCCAGCTCCGTGGACAGCGCCCTGGCCCGGGTCAATGGCAGCCAGGCGGCGGTCTTGTTATCGATCGACCAAGTGACCCGCGATACCTCGTTCGCCATGATCGAGTTGCAACGTTCGCAACTGTTGGTGGCGCTGGCGGGTGAACAGATCGACGGCATTTCGGCGATTGCCGAGTTGGCGAAAAAACGCAGCGACATGGGCGCCAGTACCCGTTCCGATCTGATCCAGGCCCGTTCGCGAGTCGAGGCGTCGGTGGCGACGCAGCTGCAACTCCAGGCGCAATTCAATCGCTGGCGCAGCACCTTGAGCAGTTTGCTGGGAGCACAGTCACCGGTGAGCGTTTCGCCAGGGTTTCCCGCGAACCTGGAGCAATCCTGTCAAGGCGTGGTGCCCGATGAGGCGGTCACGCCGGCGCTGTTGATTGCCCAGGCGCAACGGGTCGACGCTTTGGCGCTGATCGCCCAGGCCCGGGCCGAAGCGTTGCCGACGGTGTCGCTGGATCCATCGGTGACTCATTACCTGGACGACAACGACGACAGCAACATCCCCGGCGGCCGGGACCGGACCCGCTACGGTGTATTTCTCAATGTGAAGATGCCGCTGTACCAAGGGGGCGCCATCACCGCGCGCAAATCCGCGGCCGAACAAGCCCTGCGCTCAGCCGAGGCCGCCAACGACGCCGCGCGTCTTGAGGTGCGCCAGAGTCTGCTGGAAGCCAGGGATCAGATTTCGAGCCTGACTCAGCGGCTGTCCACGCTGGACTTTCGTGAGCGCAGCATCTCCGAGACTCGCGACCTTTACCGTCAGCAGTACCTCGAACTGGGCACCCGGCCCCTGCTGGACTTGCTCAATGCCGAGCAGGAAATCCACCAGGCACGCATGGATCGGGAAAACACCGCGGCTGATCTGCGACGCCTGAAAATCGATTGCCTCTACAACACCGGTGGATTGCGCACGGCGTTCCATCTGGATAACAGCACCTTGCAAGGTGTGGAGATTCGGCCATGA
- a CDS encoding YfiR family protein, with protein MNVAVSAVGRSGSWSRMLLLAVLGLVTPVVFAQAAAVSMAEQRAKAVTQVVLGILSYARWPQEPEQLRLCIVGPTQYTDDLVKGTTQATGRPVMVRRLLLGNPDIAGACDAVYLGELAPDERSQLFTSLIGRPVLSISEGADECTVGSLFCLRVGDEQVSFEVNLDSVARSGVRIHPSVLQLSRRRASGQ; from the coding sequence ATGAACGTGGCTGTCTCGGCTGTAGGACGTAGTGGGAGCTGGAGCCGAATGCTGCTGTTGGCCGTTCTCGGCCTTGTCACGCCTGTGGTTTTTGCCCAGGCGGCCGCCGTCAGCATGGCGGAGCAGCGTGCGAAGGCCGTGACTCAGGTGGTGCTAGGGATTCTCAGTTACGCCCGTTGGCCCCAAGAGCCTGAACAACTGCGCTTATGCATCGTCGGGCCCACTCAATATACCGATGACTTGGTCAAGGGCACGACTCAGGCCACCGGCCGTCCGGTGATGGTACGGCGCCTGTTGCTTGGGAACCCGGACATAGCGGGCGCCTGCGATGCGGTGTATCTCGGCGAGCTGGCCCCGGATGAGCGCAGCCAGCTGTTCACCTCGCTGATCGGCCGTCCTGTCCTGAGCATAAGCGAGGGCGCTGACGAATGTACCGTGGGCAGCCTGTTCTGCCTGCGTGTGGGAGACGAGCAGGTGTCTTTCGAGGTCAACCTCGATTCGGTCGCCCGTAGCGGCGTACGTATTCATCCCAGTGTCTTGCAATTGTCCCGCCGTCGGGCGTCCGGGCAATGA
- a CDS encoding OmpA family protein codes for MFSTARMLFITLFVALLALNGCQTAPPKGLTPAQVAVLKQQGFELTEEGWAFGLSGKVLFGSDVETLNQPSTEIVERIGKALLGVGIERVRIDGHTDASGKETYNLQLSLRRAKSVSNVLTGIGMKEENVQLRGLGSSEPVAPNTTAAGRTENRRVSIVVIAD; via the coding sequence TTGTTTTCTACTGCACGCATGTTGTTTATCACCTTGTTTGTGGCGCTCCTGGCGCTGAATGGCTGCCAGACCGCGCCACCCAAAGGCCTCACACCGGCACAAGTCGCGGTGCTCAAACAACAGGGATTCGAGCTGACCGAAGAAGGCTGGGCCTTTGGCTTGTCGGGTAAGGTGCTGTTCGGCAGCGACGTCGAGACCCTCAACCAACCCAGCACTGAAATCGTCGAACGTATCGGCAAAGCGTTGTTGGGGGTGGGCATTGAACGTGTCCGCATCGACGGTCATACCGATGCTTCGGGCAAGGAAACCTACAACCTGCAACTGTCCCTGCGCCGGGCCAAAAGCGTGAGTAACGTGCTGACGGGTATTGGTATGAAAGAAGAGAACGTGCAGTTGCGCGGCTTGGGCAGCAGCGAGCCCGTGGCGCCCAACACCACGGCTGCGGGCCGCACCGAGAATCGACGGGTGTCGATTGTGGTGATTGCCGACTGA
- a CDS encoding LysR family transcriptional regulator, which produces MQKNITSLGSLNWDDLKFFLEVARTRKASIAAKRLAVDYTTVSRRISSLEVSLGTLLFEKSRTSGFVLTPEGQRLLGYAESIESTLHMACEQVSGSGVALSGHVRMGCTEGFGSFFVTPQLSHFVDTYPAISVDILPLPHFISLSKREADIVIALERPEHGPYVCCKLCDYTLQLYATQDYLDQHPPIQRPADLADHSFISYVDDLAFSSELLYLANVVPGASASLRSTSVIAQYVAAQQGRSLAILPCFLAAQDPRLLPILGEEITITRQFWMYCREDLRKLKRITLLWDYIREVTEQNQALLMGRTRHMVFAD; this is translated from the coding sequence ATGCAAAAAAACATCACGTCCTTGGGGTCGCTGAATTGGGATGACCTGAAGTTTTTCCTCGAAGTGGCCCGCACCCGCAAGGCCAGCATCGCCGCCAAGCGCCTGGCGGTGGATTACACCACCGTGTCGCGGCGCATCAGTTCGCTGGAAGTATCGCTGGGTACGCTGTTGTTCGAAAAATCCCGGACCAGCGGTTTCGTCCTGACCCCCGAAGGCCAGCGCTTGCTGGGCTACGCTGAATCCATCGAAAGCACCCTGCACATGGCGTGCGAACAGGTTTCCGGCTCCGGCGTGGCACTGTCGGGGCATGTGCGCATGGGCTGTACCGAAGGTTTCGGCAGCTTCTTTGTCACCCCGCAGCTCAGTCACTTTGTCGACACCTACCCGGCGATTTCGGTCGACATCCTGCCCCTGCCCCACTTCATCAGCCTGTCCAAGCGCGAAGCCGATATCGTCATCGCCCTGGAGCGTCCGGAACACGGGCCCTACGTGTGCTGCAAACTGTGCGACTACACATTGCAGTTGTACGCGACCCAGGACTACCTGGACCAACACCCCCCGATCCAGCGCCCGGCAGATTTGGCCGACCATTCATTTATCAGCTATGTGGACGACCTGGCGTTCAGCTCGGAGCTGCTGTACCTGGCAAATGTAGTGCCCGGCGCCAGCGCCAGCTTGCGCAGTACCAGCGTGATCGCGCAGTACGTGGCGGCGCAGCAAGGACGATCATTGGCGATCCTGCCGTGCTTCCTGGCGGCGCAGGATCCACGGTTGCTGCCGATATTGGGCGAGGAAATCACCATCACCCGGCAGTTCTGGATGTACTGCCGGGAAGACTTGCGCAAGCTCAAGCGGATTACCCTGTTGTGGGATTACATCCGCGAGGTGACGGAGCAGAATCAGGCGTTGCTGATGGGGCGCACGCGTCACATGGTGTTTGCCGACTAG
- a CDS encoding diguanylate cyclase domain-containing protein, with protein MKSRRVTARPSLRSVLDRGHLSVALVAVAMASVSLTLLGVLALRVYADHNLHLIARSINYTVEAAVVFNDRAAATEALALIASTEEVAEARVLDIDGMLLAHWMRPDTGMLSRVELGLAHTLLEEAVSQPILHQGQQIGTIELSGHGGSLLRFLLSGLAGILICTALSGWVAIYLVRRMLRDITGPLHSLASVAHAARSERAFDRRVPPAQIAELDSLGNDFNALLDELEAWQTHLQTENETLAHQASHDSLTGLPNRAYFEGRLIRALRSAAKLNERVAVLFLDSDRFKDINDSFGHAAGDAVLVAVASRVRAQLRENDLVARLGGDEFAILLSPLHRPEDAQRIAGKIIASMDQPIQLPGNAEVLTSLSIGVAVYPDHGATPGALLNAADAAMYQAKRLSQGGGQHTAESEHSAANVQHRS; from the coding sequence ATGAAATCAAGGCGTGTAACAGCTCGTCCCTCGTTGCGTTCGGTCCTCGACCGAGGGCACCTGAGTGTGGCGCTGGTGGCGGTAGCCATGGCCAGTGTGTCGCTGACGCTACTCGGCGTGCTGGCGCTGCGGGTGTATGCCGATCACAACCTGCATCTGATCGCCCGCTCCATCAACTACACCGTGGAAGCGGCGGTAGTGTTTAACGACCGTGCGGCAGCTACTGAAGCCCTGGCTTTGATTGCCTCCACCGAAGAGGTGGCGGAAGCCCGGGTGCTGGACATCGACGGGATGCTCTTGGCCCACTGGATGCGTCCGGATACGGGGATGCTGTCCAGGGTTGAGCTGGGATTGGCGCATACGCTGCTCGAGGAGGCGGTCAGCCAGCCGATCCTGCACCAGGGCCAACAGATCGGCACCATTGAATTGAGTGGTCACGGTGGCAGCCTGCTGCGTTTTCTGCTCAGTGGATTGGCAGGCATCCTGATCTGTACGGCCTTGAGCGGATGGGTCGCAATCTATCTGGTGCGACGCATGTTGCGCGATATCACCGGTCCCTTGCACAGTCTTGCCTCGGTGGCTCACGCGGCCCGTAGCGAGCGGGCCTTCGACCGTCGCGTGCCGCCGGCGCAGATAGCCGAGCTCGACAGCCTGGGCAATGACTTCAATGCCCTGCTTGACGAGTTGGAAGCCTGGCAAACCCATCTGCAAACTGAAAACGAAACCCTCGCGCACCAGGCCTCCCACGACAGCCTGACCGGACTGCCCAACCGGGCCTATTTCGAAGGGCGACTGATTCGCGCGTTGCGCAGCGCGGCCAAACTCAATGAGCGTGTGGCCGTGCTGTTTCTCGACAGCGACCGCTTTAAAGACATTAACGACAGCTTCGGCCATGCTGCCGGCGATGCGGTGTTGGTGGCCGTCGCCTCACGGGTTCGTGCGCAACTACGTGAAAACGACTTGGTCGCACGCTTGGGCGGCGACGAGTTCGCCATCCTGCTCTCTCCATTGCACAGACCTGAAGATGCTCAGCGGATCGCCGGGAAAATAATTGCCAGCATGGACCAGCCAATCCAGTTGCCCGGCAACGCAGAAGTGTTGACCTCACTGAGTATCGGCGTTGCCGTGTACCCCGATCATGGCGCCACTCCCGGCGCCCTGCTCAACGCCGCCGACGCGGCGATGTACCAGGCCAAGCGCCTCTCCCAGGGCGGCGGCCAGCACACGGCGGAGTCGGAGCACTCCGCCGCCAATGTACAACACAGGAGTTGA
- a CDS encoding BapA/Bap/LapF family large adhesin, with the protein MRVFTLLGVGGIQLGVPSLSQQFTVDAESTGTLNLSFSQGDLLSVLGGGFTGVLEVSDGAGGWVGIDQSSGGSGLLDLLGLFGSGTTAQIEGLAAGEYRFTLSLDPNLVAVGASATASLSVDNASLTDFTVEPGADVEGNVITDPGFNGQPDSPGALGDATVQVEVDGVFVDADAAVGTVLQGQYGQLTIFANGDYSYTPNGDAASIGQVDSFAYQLVTAAGGVASANLYIRIDSNDTTIVWSPTDPSAPGVVEVVATDDIGAAQVDIDNLVDTQGLAEISYAPPVLIGTGTGTGASFVVAADTTAELEVSRDFTGIGVLPTTTINLQKLIDGVWTTQQTTTTATHTFTGLDAGEYRVTASTGALVSVGTVTIDQTLVTTHLTEFVTGAAVAATGNVLELSDLSPADSLGSTLTVLSVLVNGLYVIPGQTGAEVQGLYGTLTLHADGAYSYTPTPGLALADIGQVDTFTYKLTTPSGQEDTANLYIRIDSPDRDLVWDDANPGSPATEGAGIAAASFMVDQAASGDDSAGSEGSADTDFSHVEGVAGADGLLWEGGDAAINLSDLIGNVSGVESIDLNDVSAVELTLSLEDLVSITGPESDRLMIQGDDQDSVHLTGDWSTGATQVENGLEYVIYTSQEDETHQLWVQSGISVV; encoded by the coding sequence ATGCGCGTATTCACGTTGCTGGGAGTCGGTGGTATCCAGCTCGGGGTGCCTTCGCTGAGTCAGCAGTTCACCGTGGATGCCGAGAGTACCGGGACGCTGAACCTGTCCTTCAGCCAGGGAGACCTGCTGTCGGTCTTGGGAGGTGGCTTTACCGGCGTGCTCGAAGTCAGCGATGGGGCTGGCGGCTGGGTCGGTATCGATCAGTCCAGTGGTGGTTCGGGCCTGCTCGATCTGCTGGGGCTGTTCGGTTCTGGGACGACCGCGCAAATCGAAGGTCTGGCCGCAGGTGAGTACCGCTTCACGCTCAGCCTCGATCCGAACCTGGTAGCGGTGGGTGCCTCTGCAACGGCTAGCCTGAGCGTCGATAACGCAAGCCTGACGGACTTCACCGTGGAACCCGGCGCTGATGTTGAGGGTAACGTCATCACCGATCCAGGCTTCAACGGACAACCGGACTCCCCGGGGGCTCTGGGCGATGCGACGGTGCAAGTGGAAGTCGATGGTGTATTTGTCGATGCAGATGCCGCGGTTGGAACGGTCCTGCAAGGGCAGTACGGTCAACTGACGATCTTTGCCAACGGTGATTACAGCTACACGCCAAACGGCGATGCGGCGAGCATTGGCCAGGTCGACAGCTTCGCGTATCAACTGGTTACGGCGGCTGGCGGTGTGGCTTCGGCCAACCTTTATATCCGCATAGACAGCAACGATACGACGATTGTCTGGAGCCCTACCGATCCGTCGGCCCCGGGTGTCGTGGAGGTGGTTGCCACCGACGACATTGGTGCTGCGCAGGTCGATATCGACAACCTGGTCGACACGCAAGGCCTGGCGGAAATCAGCTATGCGCCGCCAGTTCTTATCGGCACCGGAACCGGGACCGGTGCGTCCTTTGTGGTGGCTGCTGACACGACGGCTGAGCTGGAGGTCAGTCGCGACTTCACGGGTATTGGCGTGTTGCCTACGACGACGATCAACTTGCAGAAACTGATCGATGGCGTTTGGACTACGCAGCAGACCACGACCACCGCCACTCATACCTTCACCGGGCTGGATGCCGGTGAGTATCGCGTGACGGCGTCGACTGGCGCGCTTGTATCGGTCGGCACGGTGACGATCGACCAGACGCTGGTGACGACCCACCTGACGGAGTTCGTTACGGGGGCCGCTGTCGCCGCAACGGGCAATGTCCTCGAACTCAGTGATCTATCGCCAGCGGACAGCCTCGGCTCGACGTTGACCGTACTGAGTGTGCTGGTCAATGGGCTCTACGTCATACCAGGGCAAACCGGAGCGGAGGTCCAGGGTCTTTACGGCACGCTGACGTTGCACGCCGACGGTGCTTACAGCTACACGCCGACCCCGGGGCTGGCGCTTGCGGACATCGGGCAGGTGGATACCTTCACCTACAAACTCACCACGCCAAGCGGTCAGGAGGATACGGCCAACCTGTACATCCGCATCGATTCGCCAGACCGCGACCTGGTGTGGGACGACGCCAACCCTGGCTCGCCTGCCACTGAGGGCGCCGGTATCGCCGCCGCCAGCTTCATGGTGGATCAGGCAGCCTCAGGTGATGACAGTGCGGGCTCGGAAGGCAGCGCAGACACTGACTTCAGTCATGTCGAAGGTGTCGCGGGGGCCGACGGTTTGCTATGGGAGGGTGGTGATGCAGCCATCAACCTGAGCGACCTGATCGGAAATGTCAGCGGTGTGGAGAGCATTGACCTGAATGACGTCAGCGCGGTTGAACTGACGTTGAGCCTGGAGGACCTGGTGTCCATCACGGGGCCGGAGTCGGATCGCTTGATGATCCAGGGCGACGATCAGGACAGTGTGCATTTGACAGGCGACTGGTCCACCGGTGCGACCCAGGTAGAGAACGGTCTGGAGTACGTGATCTACACCAGCCAGGAAGATGAAACCCATCAGCTGTGGGTGCAAAGCGGCATCAGCGTGGTTTAA
- the mmsB gene encoding 3-hydroxyisobutyrate dehydrogenase, translating to MKIAFIGLGNMGAPMARNLIKAGHALNLFDLNQTVLNELAALGGTVSASPRDAAQGAELVVTMLPAAAHVRSVWLGEEGVLAGIGKGVPAVDCSTIDPQTARDVAAAAAKHGVVMADAPVSGGTGGAQAGTLTFMVGATPELFAVLQPVLAQMGRNIVHCGEVGTGQIAKICNNLLLGITMVGVSEAMALGDALGIDTQVLAGIINSSTGRCWSSDTYNPWPGVIDTAPASRGYTGGFGAELMLKDLGLATEAARQVHQPVVLGAVAQQLYQSMSQRGEGGKDFSAIINSYRKPQ from the coding sequence ATGAAAATTGCATTTATCGGCTTGGGCAATATGGGCGCGCCGATGGCGCGCAACCTGATCAAAGCCGGCCATGCGCTGAATCTGTTTGACTTGAACCAGACCGTGCTCAATGAGTTGGCGGCGCTGGGCGGCACCGTCAGCGCCTCGCCCCGCGATGCGGCCCAAGGTGCGGAATTGGTGGTCACCATGCTCCCGGCTGCGGCGCATGTGCGTAGCGTTTGGCTAGGTGAAGAGGGTGTCCTCGCCGGCATCGGCAAAGGTGTACCAGCGGTGGACTGCAGCACCATCGACCCGCAAACCGCTCGCGATGTCGCCGCTGCCGCCGCCAAGCACGGCGTGGTCATGGCCGATGCGCCGGTTTCCGGTGGCACCGGCGGTGCCCAGGCCGGGACGCTGACTTTCATGGTCGGTGCCACCCCTGAATTGTTCGCCGTCCTGCAGCCGGTGCTGGCCCAGATGGGCCGCAACATTGTTCACTGCGGTGAAGTCGGCACCGGGCAAATCGCCAAAATCTGCAACAACCTGTTGTTGGGGATCACCATGGTTGGCGTCAGTGAAGCCATGGCGCTGGGAGATGCGCTGGGTATCGACACCCAAGTGCTGGCCGGGATCATCAACAGCTCCACCGGGCGTTGCTGGAGTTCAGACACCTACAATCCATGGCCAGGCGTCATCGACACCGCGCCGGCATCCCGGGGCTACACCGGTGGTTTCGGTGCGGAGCTGATGCTCAAGGACCTGGGCTTGGCCACTGAAGCCGCCCGTCAGGTTCATCAGCCTGTCGTGCTTGGCGCAGTGGCGCAGCAGTTGTATCAGTCGATGAGCCAGCGTGGGGAAGGTGGCAAGGACTTCTCGGCAATCATCAACAGCTATCGCAAACCCCAATAG
- a CDS encoding CoA-acylating methylmalonate-semialdehyde dehydrogenase, whose translation MNASLTSADTAVQQAKLLIDGEWVESTTTEWQDIVNPATQEVLARVPFATADEVNAAIDAAQRAFQTWKLTPIGARMRIMLKLQALIREHSKRIAAVLSAEQGKTIADAEGDIFRGLEVVEHACSIGTLQMGEFAENVAGGVDTYTLRQPIGVCAGITPFNFPAMIPLWMFPMAIACGNTFVLKPSEQDPLSTLMLVELALEAGVPAGVLNVVHGGKEVVDALCTHKDIKAVSFVGSTAVGTHVYDLAGKHGKRVQSMMGAKNHAVVLPDANREQTLNALVGAGFGAAGQRCMATSVVVLVGASKHWLPDLKALAQKLKVNAGSEAGTDVGPVISKRAKARILDLIESGVKEGARLELDGRDIQVPGFEQGNFVGPTLFSGVTTDMQIYTQEIFGPVLVVLEVDTLDEAIALVNANPFGNGTGLFTQSGAAARKFQSEIDVGQVGINIPIPVPVPIFSFTGSRGSKLGDLGPYGKQVVQFYTQTKTVTSRWFDDDSVNDGVNTTINLR comes from the coding sequence ATGAACGCATCGCTTACGTCCGCCGATACCGCCGTACAACAGGCCAAACTGTTGATCGACGGCGAGTGGGTCGAATCCACCACCACCGAATGGCAAGACATCGTCAATCCGGCGACCCAGGAGGTACTGGCCCGGGTGCCGTTTGCCACCGCCGATGAGGTCAACGCCGCCATCGATGCCGCCCAGCGCGCTTTCCAGACCTGGAAGCTGACGCCTATCGGCGCCCGCATGCGCATCATGCTCAAGCTGCAAGCCTTGATCCGCGAACACTCCAAGCGTATCGCCGCGGTCCTCAGCGCCGAGCAGGGCAAAACCATTGCCGACGCCGAAGGCGATATTTTCCGTGGCCTGGAAGTGGTCGAACATGCCTGCTCCATCGGCACTCTGCAAATGGGCGAATTTGCCGAGAACGTTGCCGGTGGTGTCGACACCTACACCCTGCGCCAACCCATTGGCGTATGCGCCGGGATCACGCCGTTCAACTTCCCGGCGATGATTCCGCTGTGGATGTTCCCGATGGCGATCGCCTGCGGTAACACCTTTGTGCTCAAACCTTCGGAGCAGGACCCGCTGTCGACCCTGATGCTGGTAGAGCTGGCGCTCGAAGCCGGCGTGCCGGCGGGTGTGCTGAACGTGGTCCACGGCGGCAAGGAGGTGGTGGACGCGCTCTGTACCCACAAAGATATCAAGGCTGTGTCTTTCGTCGGCTCGACCGCCGTCGGCACCCACGTCTATGACCTGGCCGGCAAACACGGCAAGCGCGTGCAATCGATGATGGGCGCCAAGAACCACGCGGTGGTGCTGCCGGATGCCAATCGCGAGCAAACCCTCAACGCTCTGGTCGGTGCCGGGTTTGGTGCCGCCGGTCAGCGCTGCATGGCCACTTCGGTGGTGGTCTTGGTGGGCGCCTCCAAACACTGGCTGCCGGACCTCAAGGCCCTGGCGCAGAAACTCAAAGTGAATGCTGGCAGCGAAGCCGGCACCGATGTCGGGCCGGTGATTTCCAAGCGCGCGAAGGCACGCATTCTTGATTTGATCGAGAGCGGCGTGAAAGAAGGCGCCAGGCTGGAACTCGATGGCCGCGACATCCAGGTGCCGGGTTTCGAGCAAGGTAACTTCGTCGGTCCAACCCTGTTTTCTGGCGTGACCACTGACATGCAGATCTACACCCAGGAAATCTTCGGCCCGGTGCTGGTGGTGCTGGAAGTCGACACCCTGGATGAGGCTATCGCCCTGGTCAACGCTAATCCGTTCGGCAACGGTACCGGCCTGTTTACTCAAAGCGGTGCGGCGGCGCGCAAGTTCCAAAGCGAAATCGACGTCGGCCAGGTCGGCATCAACATCCCGATCCCGGTGCCGGTCCCGATCTTCAGCTTCACCGGCTCCCGTGGTTCGAAACTCGGCGATCTGGGCCCGTACGGCAAGCAGGTGGTGCAGTTCTACACCCAGACCAAAACTGTCACCAGTCGCTGGTTCGACGATGACAGCGTCAACGATGGCGTCAACACCACCATCAACCTGCGTTGA